A window from Drosophila miranda strain MSH22 chromosome Y unlocalized genomic scaffold, D.miranda_PacBio2.1 Contig_Y2_pilon, whole genome shotgun sequence encodes these proteins:
- the LOC117193792 gene encoding 39 kDa FK506-binding nuclear protein-like isoform X2, with protein sequence MATSSLVEFSDLISVKNRTESLALPNVKRINNIADYMADPLNFDGDIEKLAGRLKNEAKRCQDVISLLRDQLKVKTTALAQVKEDMLELQSQLKQPDATFVYVTMKKQVLVKFFDETEVNEYDVPTALMRFNLKMSHLYGEILALDSDIDYVTYLKGIATVNNQYVKDWYKREMTKKLQMELEEKDPKAKESPEYFEREDDSEEDIYEEFEEFEEFIGHDQSGVKAEEKEPEEKEPDENKSEEKESEMKVPEDETEEDTDSCSKDPEEMGPVEEEHVNKFENKDNNAKGMLPEKKVSKEKVAEKKFPEEKEPEEKPPGQKDPKKMAGYWGQGR encoded by the exons ATGGCAACCTCTAGTCTGGTGGAATTTTCAGATCTGATCAGTGTCAAGAACAGAACCGAATCCCTGGCCCTCCCCAATGTGAAGCGCATCAACAATATCGCAGACTACATGGCCGATCCCTTGAATTTCGATGGCGACATCGAAAAGCTGGCTGGTCGCCTTAAGAACGAGGCTAAGCGGTGCCAGGATGTCATCAGTCTCTTGAGAGACCAGCTGAAGGTGAAGACTACAGCTCTGGCTCAGGTCAAGGAGGATATGCTGGAGCTGCAGAGCCAGCTCAAGCAGCCAGATGCCACTTTCGTCTACGTGACCATGAAGAAGCAGGTCCTGGTTAAGTTCTTCGACGAGACCGAGGTGAACGAGTACGATGTGCCGACGGCACTGATGCGATTCAATCTTAAGATGAGTCATCTTTACGGGGAAATCCTGGCGCTGGACAGCGACATTGATTACGTGACCTACTTAAAGGGCATTGCTACAGTCAACAATCAGTATGTGAAGGATTGGTACAAGCGCGAAATGACCAAGAAGCTCCAGATGGAGCTTGAGGAGAAGGATCCTAAAGCGAAGGAGTCTCCGGAGTATTTCGAACGTGAAGACGACTCTGAAGAGGAC ATTTATGAGGAGTTTGAGGAGTTTGAGGAGTTTATCGGACATGATCAGTCTGGAGTGAAGGCTGAAGAAAAGGAGCCTGAGGAAAAGGAGCCTGATGAAAATAAGTCTGAGGAAAAGGAGTCTGAGATGAAGGTTCCCGAAGATGAGACTGAAGAGGACACTGACTCGTGTTCCAAAGACCCTGAAGAGATGGGGCCTGTGGAGGAGGAGCATGTGAATAAGTTCGAAAATAAGGATAACAACGCTAAAGGAATGTTACCTGAGAAGAAAGTATCTAAGGAGAAGGTCGCTGAAAAGAAGTTCCCTGAGGAGAAGGAGCCTGAAGAGAAACCTCCTGGACAGAAGGATCCAAAGAAGATGGCTGGCTACTGGGGACAAGGACGCTAA
- the LOC117193792 gene encoding 39 kDa FK506-binding nuclear protein-like isoform X1 yields the protein MATSSLVEFSDLISVKNRTESLALPNVKRINNIADYMADPLNFDGDIEKLAGRLKNEAKRCQDVISLLRDQLKVKTTALAQVKEDMLELQSQLKQPDATFVYVTMKKQVLVKFFDETEVNEYDVPTALMRFNLKMSHLYGEILALDSDIDYVTYLKGIATVNNQYVKDWYKREMTKKLQMELEEKDPKAKESPEYFEREDDSEEDIYEEFEEFIGHDQSGVKAEEKEPEEKEPDENKSEEKESEMKDPEDETEEDTDSCSKDPEEMGPVEEEHVNKFENKDNNAKGMLPEKKVSKEKVAEKKFPEEKEPEEKPPGQKDPKKMATGDKDAKLPEKKVTGKNASKEVLPKKFPGKKVSKEKVIQKDVSPKKVQKVAPRRLSNEE from the coding sequence ATGGCAACCTCTAGTCTGGTGGAATTTTCAGATCTGATCAGTGTCAAGAACAGAACCGAATCCCTGGCCCTCCCCAATGTGAAGCGCATCAACAATATCGCAGACTACATGGCCGATCCCTTGAATTTCGATGGCGACATCGAAAAGCTGGCTGGTCGCCTTAAGAACGAGGCTAAGCGGTGCCAGGATGTCATCAGTCTCTTGAGAGACCAGCTGAAGGTGAAGACTACAGCTCTGGCTCAGGTCAAGGAGGATATGCTGGAGCTGCAGAGCCAGCTCAAGCAGCCAGATGCCACTTTCGTCTACGTGACCATGAAGAAGCAGGTCCTGGTTAAGTTCTTCGACGAGACCGAGGTGAACGAGTACGATGTGCCGACGGCACTGATGCGATTCAATCTTAAGATGAGTCATCTTTACGGGGAAATCCTGGCGCTGGACAGCGACATTGATTACGTGACCTACTTAAAGGGCATTGCTACAGTCAACAATCAGTATGTGAAGGATTGGTACAAGCGCGAAATGACCAAGAAGCTCCAGATGGAGCTTGAGGAGAAGGATCCTAAAGCGAAGGAGTCTCCGGAGTATTTCGAACGTGAAGACGACTCTGAAGAGGACATTTATGAGGAGTTTGAGGAGTTTATCGGACATGATCAGTCTGGAGTGAAGGCTGAAGAAAAGGAGCCTGAGGAAAAGGAGCCTGATGAAAATAAGTCTGAGGAAAAGGAGTCTGAGATGAAGGATCCTGAAGATGAGACTGAAGAGGACACTGACTCGTGTTCCAAAGACCCTGAAGAGATGGGGCCTGTGGAGGAGGAGCATGTGAATAAGTTCGAAAATAAGGATAACAACGCTAAGGGAATGTTACCTGAGAAGAAAGTATCTAAGGAGAAGGTCGCTGAAAAGAAGTTCCCTGAGGAGAAGGAGCCTGAAGAGAAACCTCCTGGACAGAAGGATCCAAAGAAGATGGCTACTGGGGACAAGGACGCTAAGTTACCTGAGAAGAAAGTCACGGGGAAAAATGCCTCTAAGGAGGTGCTCCCTAAGAAGTTTCCTGGGAAGAAAGTCTCTAAGGAGAAGGTCATTCAAAAGGATGTCTCTCCGAAAAAAGTCCAAAAGGTGGCTCCGAGACGATTGTCCAATGAAGAATGA
- the LOC108158212 gene encoding uncharacterized protein LOC108158212 — protein sequence MLLVPLALIALFGLAHTLPLDDVESSSLAAIEQPDGSGRVVFDQRQTGQYNIHVSIKDVAIIEVGQNDLTDGAYNDAEDYYYDDSALTIKTIKFSTEAIGSSSTAAAPASPAAAAATTSTTALSSTTETPTTTLKESPETSEAPLSSLNSSSTYSSDLLADIAASRIRPKSRLNNLMIMETPIGGTPTAAPHLPRLPQVSHPRSKDIPIMAAAAAVTRPPLPQGIEYTPPQDHNSPIFKVKVQRSAMPATKKAARCRSHQSRHAQGKCADSIYLILYSMLMGLNIPGLVGTPPHATEAS from the exons ATGTTGCTCGTGCCGCTTGCCCTGATCGCACTGTTCGGCCTGGCCCACACGCTGCCCCTCGATGACGTGGAGTCATCGTCACTGGCCGCAATTGAGCAGCCGGATGGCAGCGGGCGGGTGGTCTTCGATCAGCGTCAGACGGGCCAGTACAACATTCACGTGAGCATCAAGGATGTCGCCATCATCGAGGTGGGTCAGAACGATCTGACAGAT GGTGCGTACAACGATGCTGAGGATTACTACTACGATGACAGTGCGTTGACCATTAAAACCATCAAGTTCTCGACTGAGGCcattggcagcagcagcacagcagcagcgccagcatcaccagcagcagcagctgcgacGACATCCACGACAGCGTTGAGCAGCACCACAGAGACGCCAACCACTACCTTAAAGGAATCCCCGGAGACATCTGAAGCACCATTGAGCAGTCTGAATAGCAGCTCAACCTACAGCTCGGATCTCTTGGCGGATATCGCCGCAAGCAGGATCAGACCCAAGTCTAGGCTCAACAATCTAATGATAATGGAGACGCCAATTGGCGGAACACCGACGGCCGCGCCGCACCTGCCACGTCTGCCACAGGTGTCGCATCCCAGATCCAAAGATATTCCCATTATGGCTGCCGCTGCAGCAGTCACCCGGCCCCCGCTGCCGCAAGGCATTGAGTACACCCCCCCGCAAGATCACAACTCGCCCATCTTCAAAGTGAAAGTTCAACGATCCGCAATGCCGGCAACCAAGAAGGCCGCCCGCTGTCGCTCACATCAGTCACGGCATGCCCAGGGAAAATGTGCCGACTCGATCTA CCTTATACTCTACAGCATGCTGATGGGCCTGAACATCCCGGGTCTAGTGGGGACACCACCCCACGCCACCGAGGCCTCATAA